One stretch of Niallia sp. XMNu-256 DNA includes these proteins:
- the fabI gene encoding enoyl-ACP reductase FabI: protein MTISLAGKTFVVMGVANKRSIAWGIARSLHASGARLIFTYAGERLEKSVTDLAQSLEGASDSLILPCDVTSDEDIAKCFAQIKEKVGTIHGIAHCIAFANKEELEGEYMNTTREGFLLAHNISAYSLTAVAKEARPLMAEGGSIVTLTYLGGERVVTNYNVMGVAKASLDASVKYLAADLGKEGVRVNAISAGPIRTLSAKGISDFNSILNVIEERAPLRRTTTPEEVGDTAVFLFSDMSRGITGEFIHVDSGYHVLG, encoded by the coding sequence ATGACAATTAGTCTAGCAGGCAAAACATTTGTCGTAATGGGAGTAGCAAATAAACGAAGTATTGCTTGGGGAATTGCTAGATCTTTGCATGCTTCAGGGGCACGCCTTATTTTTACATATGCGGGAGAGCGTCTTGAAAAAAGTGTGACTGATTTGGCTCAATCTTTAGAAGGAGCGAGTGACTCGCTAATTCTGCCTTGTGATGTAACAAGTGATGAAGATATAGCAAAATGCTTTGCTCAAATTAAAGAAAAAGTGGGCACCATTCATGGAATTGCCCATTGTATCGCATTTGCGAACAAGGAGGAGCTAGAAGGCGAGTATATGAATACAACCCGTGAAGGCTTCCTGTTAGCACATAATATTAGTGCTTATTCTTTAACAGCTGTTGCGAAAGAAGCTCGTCCGCTAATGGCTGAAGGCGGGAGCATTGTAACCCTCACATATCTTGGCGGTGAGCGCGTCGTGACGAATTATAATGTCATGGGTGTTGCAAAAGCGTCTCTTGATGCAAGTGTTAAATACTTAGCAGCAGATCTTGGTAAAGAAGGGGTTCGGGTAAACGCAATTTCCGCTGGACCAATTCGAACTTTATCTGCCAAAGGAATCAGCGATTTTAATTCTATTTTGAATGTTATTGAAGAACGAGCTCCGTTAAGAAGAACAACAACACCAGAAGAAGTTGGAGATACAGCTGTCTTCCTATTTAGTGATATGTCTAGAGGAATCACAGGTGAATTCATCCATGTGGATTCTGGATATCATGTATTAGGTTAA
- a CDS encoding CotO family spore coat protein produces MSTNQSREPLLYIMQPAIKFPKANMQETFTVAKPGKQKPLLNGEAKERFDSTKEEPVLIENNEVNNDEGEIKVETKKQSPEKRASKKFDSKKEDPVLIERNEVNNDEGNIKVETKKQSPEKKVSKKIEAEEVREIIEQYHQVQSVEEDPSPSLPRTKKSYSFKPVKSFKEMAIPDKLNYLSNFPKQLPPVPCIFITQNSSIKGFLLHSAEDFIEVKQFNNKKIELYTSDLINIKMIGLK; encoded by the coding sequence ATGTCCACAAATCAATCACGAGAACCGCTCTTATATATTATGCAGCCTGCAATTAAATTTCCGAAGGCGAATATGCAGGAAACGTTTACTGTGGCGAAACCCGGTAAACAAAAACCTTTATTGAATGGTGAAGCGAAAGAAAGGTTTGATTCAACGAAAGAAGAACCGGTACTTATTGAAAATAATGAAGTAAATAATGATGAAGGCGAGATCAAGGTAGAAACAAAGAAACAGAGTCCTGAAAAAAGGGCTTCAAAAAAGTTTGATTCAAAAAAAGAAGATCCGGTACTTATTGAGAGAAATGAAGTGAATAACGATGAAGGAAATATCAAGGTAGAAACAAAGAAACAGAGTCCCGAAAAAAAGGTTTCAAAAAAGATAGAAGCTGAAGAAGTTCGAGAAATCATTGAGCAATATCATCAAGTTCAAAGTGTGGAGGAAGATCCATCACCTTCGCTACCGCGAACAAAAAAATCTTATTCCTTTAAACCAGTGAAAAGCTTTAAGGAAATGGCAATACCAGATAAATTGAACTATTTGTCTAATTTCCCAAAACAATTACCGCCTGTTCCATGTATCTTTATTACGCAAAACAGTTCGATTAAAGGGTTTTTACTTCACTCAGCGGAAGACTTCATTGAAGTAAAACAGTTTAATAATAAGAAAATTGAATTATACACAAGTGATCTTATTAATATTAAAATGATCGGTCTTAAATAA
- a CDS encoding CotY/CotZ family spore coat protein produces MGCGKKDKDAFSHDNCICDVVRAIKDIQDNAVEEDCECPKSCFREPLGTLGATQPENNRKNTRVIVLQTADGSPFHAFFKSKNDPGFGFCTSIFFRVEEVFDNCCATLRVLRPIEGTGTASCDSNDMVEDCCINLQEICEMEIRRFAATEDCVTVDLSCFCAVQCLKDVFIPNVC; encoded by the coding sequence ATGGGTTGTGGAAAAAAAGATAAAGATGCTTTTTCTCATGATAATTGCATTTGTGACGTTGTTCGTGCGATTAAAGATATTCAAGATAATGCTGTTGAAGAGGATTGTGAATGTCCAAAAAGTTGCTTCCGTGAGCCACTTGGAACACTAGGGGCAACACAACCAGAAAATAATAGAAAAAACACAAGGGTTATTGTATTACAAACGGCAGATGGTTCCCCATTCCATGCATTCTTCAAAAGTAAAAACGATCCCGGCTTTGGTTTTTGTACTTCGATTTTCTTTAGAGTAGAAGAAGTATTCGATAACTGCTGTGCGACCCTTCGTGTACTGAGACCAATAGAGGGAACTGGAACAGCTAGTTGTGACTCAAACGATATGGTAGAGGATTGCTGCATTAACTTACAGGAAATTTGTGAAATGGAAATAAGAAGATTCGCTGCAACAGAAGATTGTGTAACAGTTGACCTTAGTTGCTTCTGTGCGGTTCAATGCCTCAAGGATGTATTCATTCCAAACGTTTGCTAA
- a CDS encoding DUF1360 domain-containing protein, with protein sequence MDITFLELLLLGLASFRLTRLFVYDKITAFIRNVFIKEIEEKDENGEETVYLIPKDGVIKGFFGELLSCYWCTGVWSSLGLYGLYVSLPTIAVPVIIILAISAVAAIIETVIQNWL encoded by the coding sequence ATGGATATTACCTTTCTAGAATTACTTTTGTTAGGATTAGCCTCGTTTCGGCTGACCCGGTTATTTGTTTATGATAAAATTACCGCTTTTATTAGAAATGTATTTATAAAAGAAATAGAAGAAAAAGATGAAAATGGGGAAGAGACTGTTTATTTAATTCCAAAAGATGGCGTGATCAAAGGATTTTTTGGGGAATTATTAAGCTGTTATTGGTGTACAGGAGTATGGTCATCGCTTGGTTTGTACGGATTGTATGTGAGTTTACCAACTATAGCTGTACCCGTAATCATTATTTTAGCAATTAGTGCTGTGGCCGCTATTATTGAAACTGTTATTCAAAATTGGTTATAA
- a CDS encoding sporulation protein: MKKLTKAIMMIFLYLGIVTGCNKNEVQGNQDYMTLMQTTNPTPTNIVSGKNHVTAEEIKKDVEKKREYIYDVAVIKGENEDLVVYKVKHLQRFRMNKIEKEITEMLEKKYPDENFVVSSDYKIFLEAVRLGEKMKDPHFSKKDAQKRLDEIIKLKNELT; the protein is encoded by the coding sequence ATGAAGAAATTAACGAAAGCCATTATGATGATTTTTCTGTACTTAGGGATTGTTACTGGTTGTAATAAAAATGAGGTTCAAGGAAATCAAGATTATATGACCTTAATGCAGACAACGAATCCAACGCCAACAAATATTGTCTCTGGAAAGAATCATGTAACAGCAGAAGAAATTAAAAAAGATGTAGAAAAGAAGAGAGAGTATATTTATGATGTAGCAGTTATTAAAGGGGAAAACGAAGACCTTGTCGTCTACAAGGTAAAGCACCTTCAAAGGTTTCGGATGAATAAGATTGAAAAAGAAATAACAGAGATGCTTGAGAAAAAATATCCCGATGAGAACTTTGTTGTTTCGAGTGACTATAAAATCTTTTTAGAAGCGGTTCGCTTAGGGGAGAAAATGAAGGACCCTCATTTTTCTAAAAAAGATGCACAAAAAAGATTGGATGAAATCATTAAATTAAAGAACGAGTTGACTTAG
- the spoVAC gene encoding stage V sporulation protein AC, whose product MANQENKTPEQKKYDQIQQKHEIKRPVFKNCIKAFLVGGTICAIGQAISYFYIYNFNFTEQTAGNPTTATLVFISMLLTGFGVYDRIGQFGGAGSAVPITGFGNAVVSAAIEHRTEGFVLGVGGNIFKLAGSVIVFGVFSAFVVALIKTLLIMWGVI is encoded by the coding sequence ATGGCTAATCAAGAAAATAAAACTCCTGAACAAAAGAAATATGATCAAATCCAGCAAAAGCATGAAATTAAACGGCCTGTTTTTAAAAATTGTATAAAAGCGTTTTTAGTTGGAGGAACGATTTGTGCCATCGGACAGGCCATTAGTTATTTTTATATTTATAATTTTAATTTCACTGAACAAACAGCGGGGAATCCAACAACAGCAACACTTGTCTTTATTTCCATGCTGTTAACAGGTTTTGGTGTTTATGACCGAATTGGACAATTTGGGGGTGCAGGAAGTGCAGTTCCGATTACGGGATTTGGTAATGCTGTTGTTTCAGCTGCGATTGAACATCGTACCGAAGGATTTGTTTTAGGTGTTGGTGGGAATATCTTTAAGCTAGCCGGTTCAGTAATAGTATTCGGGGTGTTTTCGGCTTTTGTTGTTGCTTTAATAAAAACGTTGCTCATCATGTGGGGGGTGATTTAA